In a single window of the Vicia villosa cultivar HV-30 ecotype Madison, WI unplaced genomic scaffold, Vvil1.0 ctg.003089F_1_1, whole genome shotgun sequence genome:
- the LOC131640383 gene encoding stress-response A/B barrel domain-containing protein At5g22580-like gives MGTYNHYVIVKFKDGVEVEELIQELEKMISGIEHVKSFEWGKDIEGHEMLRQGYTHAFLMTFNEKEALNAFQVHPNHVEFSKIFSPALEKIVVMDFPAITVKAPA, from the exons ATGGGGACTTACAATCATTATGTAATTGTTAAGTTCAAGGATGGTGTGGAAGTTGAAGAACTCATCCAAGAGTTAGAGAAGATGATTTCTGGGATTGAGCATGTCAAGTCCTTTGAATG GGGGAAAGACATTGAAGGCCATGAGATGTTGAGACAAGGTTATACTCATGCCTTTTTGATGACATTCAATGAGAAAGAGGCTTTGAATGCATTTCAAGTTCACCCAAATCATGTTGAGTTCTCAAAGATATTTTCACCTGCTCTTGAGAAGATTGTGGTGATGGATTTTCCAGCTATCACTGTCAAAGCACCAGCATGA